The genomic region AGCAAAATCATCTGAGGGTGTGTAGCGATTTAAAGTTACTGAACCAGGTACAAGACTGGTTTGAAGATTTTTGTCTTCAACATAGCGGTCAAATACCTTGGTCTGAGGGTCAACTATATCGCTTAAATTTAGCTTTAGCAGAAGGATTTACGAATGCGGTCAGACACGCCCATCAAGCCCTACCGCGAGAAACGGCGATAGATATCGATCTGTTATTATGGAGCGATCGCATTGAGATTAGAATTTGGGATCGGGGTCAGCCTTTTAACCCCGATGCAATTGCCGAACCTAAACCAGGAACCTTACAAGAAGGAGGCTATGGCTGGTTTCTATTGCGACGCTTGGCAGATCGAGTCGTATACGAACGGGCTGCTGACGGCAGAAACTGCTTACTAATTGTAAAAAGCGATAAAAACCGCCAAGAA from Chroococcidiopsis sp. SAG 2025 harbors:
- a CDS encoding ATP-binding protein; this encodes MLEQNHLRVCSDLKLLNQVQDWFEDFCLQHSGQIPWSEGQLYRLNLALAEGFTNAVRHAHQALPRETAIDIDLLLWSDRIEIRIWDRGQPFNPDAIAEPKPGTLQEGGYGWFLLRRLADRVVYERAADGRNCLLIVKSDKNRQEVKT